In a genomic window of Acidiphilium multivorum AIU301:
- a CDS encoding recombinase family protein produces the protein MCHDRAQQLLREGHRPAERGRLDRPAESRRLLEVSSRRGPRRSTDRIQLRKTIDRLEADDILLITRFNRPARSTCDLLNTLATIAEKGAEFRSLGDGGANATAPHGRLMLTVLGGMVEFDRERILVLDVRMGPKPKLSLFQRHEALRR, from the coding sequence ATGTGCCATGACCGGGCGCAGCAGTTGCTCCGAGAGGGCCACCGACCGGCAGAGCGTGGCCGCTTAGATCGCCCAGCTGAAAGCCGCCGGCTGCTGGAAGTGTCTTCCAGGAGAGGCCCGCGGCGAAGCACTGACCGGATCCAGCTTCGGAAGACGATCGACAGGCTCGAGGCCGACGATATCCTGTTGATCACCCGGTTCAACCGTCCCGCCCGCTCAACCTGTGATCTGCTGAATACCCTCGCGACCATCGCCGAGAAGGGCGCCGAGTTCAGATCCCTCGGGGACGGCGGGGCCAACGCCACCGCCCCGCACGGCCGGCTGATGCTGACCGTCCTTGGCGGCATGGTTGAGTTCGACCGGGAGCGAATCCTGGTCCTCGACGTACGTATGGGCCCCAAGCCGAAATTATCCCTTTTCCAGCGGCATGAAGCTCTACGTCGGTGA
- a CDS encoding ISAs1 family transposase yields MATSSAPYDVFRTRDRGRNRDETRTVSVFDPASALAGTEWHPLVAAIIQVERAIATRNPETGLLKLTYDIAFYVANTSLTAAIAAKAIRAHWGIENSSHYVRDVTFAEDRSRIRTNPGVIARLRSFAFNILMNSKATASTLSQDRYRAALAGLKHLLALITIPKR; encoded by the coding sequence ATCGCCACATCGAGCGCCCCATACGACGTCTTCCGGACCCGCGACCGCGGCCGCAATCGTGACGAAACCCGCACCGTCTCCGTCTTCGATCCCGCCAGCGCGCTCGCCGGCACCGAATGGCATCCCCTTGTCGCCGCCATCATTCAGGTCGAGCGCGCAATCGCCACCCGCAATCCCGAAACCGGCCTGCTCAAGCTGACATACGACATTGCCTTCTACGTCGCCAACACATCGCTCACCGCCGCCATCGCCGCCAAGGCCATCCGCGCACATTGGGGCATCGAAAATTCCTCCCACTATGTCCGAGACGTCACCTTCGCCGAGGATCGATCCCGGATCCGAACCAACCCTGGCGTCATCGCCCGATTGCGCAGCTTCGCCTTCAACATCCTCATGAACAGCAAAGCCACCGCCAGCACCCTCAGCCAAGACCGCTACCGCGCAGCTCTCGCCGGACTCAAACACCTCCTCGCACTCATTACTATCCCAAAGCGTTGA
- a CDS encoding IS1595-like element ISAcr1 family transposase has protein sequence MDVLAREDLPFPQSLPEFQRIFPNDAACAAYLESARWNGGFACPRCGVVGEPFRFEARPGVLRCRACRKDVSLMAGTVMERSHTPLSTWFWAAYLIASQTPGMSAVQFQRQLGLSRYETAFGILHKLRAGMVRPERDKIGDTPQEHVEVDETWVGGRTRGDGRGVHHKVLVACAVEVRHRKPGTKLDNRKDGRYAGRVRLAVVPDRSANSLCGFVENAVAPGSLIVTDDWSGYAGLGRRGFDHHAIAECGDPEVAEEFLPIVHLVFTNLKTWINGIHHGVSAKHLQAYLNEFTFRFNRRLYPFNAFRSLLGIAGRAAAPTFDELYSGEWTHPTFSGCG, from the coding sequence ATGGATGTCCTGGCCCGTGAAGACCTGCCGTTCCCGCAGTCTCTGCCGGAATTCCAGCGTATTTTCCCGAACGACGCGGCCTGTGCCGCCTATCTCGAAAGCGCCCGCTGGAATGGAGGGTTCGCCTGCCCAAGGTGCGGCGTCGTTGGCGAGCCGTTCCGTTTCGAGGCGCGCCCGGGCGTTCTGCGCTGCCGGGCCTGTCGCAAAGACGTAAGCCTGATGGCTGGGACCGTTATGGAACGCAGTCACACGCCGCTGTCGACTTGGTTCTGGGCGGCTTACTTGATCGCCAGCCAGACGCCCGGAATGTCGGCCGTCCAATTTCAGCGGCAACTCGGCCTGTCGCGCTACGAGACCGCCTTCGGCATCCTTCATAAGCTGCGCGCCGGGATGGTGCGCCCCGAGCGCGACAAGATTGGCGACACGCCGCAAGAACACGTCGAAGTGGATGAAACGTGGGTTGGAGGACGAACCCGAGGCGATGGACGGGGTGTCCATCACAAGGTTCTCGTCGCCTGTGCCGTGGAGGTGCGCCACCGGAAACCGGGAACCAAGCTCGACAATCGGAAAGACGGTCGCTACGCGGGACGCGTTCGTCTCGCTGTTGTCCCCGACCGTAGCGCCAATTCGCTCTGCGGATTCGTCGAAAACGCCGTTGCTCCCGGATCGCTGATCGTTACCGACGACTGGAGCGGCTATGCCGGTCTCGGAAGGCGCGGGTTCGACCACCATGCAATCGCCGAATGCGGCGACCCGGAGGTGGCAGAAGAATTCCTGCCGATCGTCCACTTGGTCTTTACCAACCTGAAGACCTGGATCAACGGCATCCATCACGGGGTCAGCGCCAAACATCTACAAGCCTACCTCAATGAATTCACGTTTCGGTTCAACCGGCGCCTCTATCCCTTCAACGCGTTCCGCTCGCTGCTCGGAATCGCGGGTAGGGCAGCCGCACCAACCTTTGACGAGCTTTATTCCGGGGAATGGACACACCCTACATTTAGTGGGTGTGGGTAA
- a CDS encoding PEP-CTERM sorting domain-containing protein, whose translation MSSVRKYLLHGAVVLLGLTGIARADIYNPTWLVTAWTTTNGKIGGTNFIGAASQPVPPAADALASFTYSGQLNFDNTNKQGQSNTYGDFFTNTGNISNFSSLSNQTESAFLKTTMSAPGSSNYSYLEFSLQGPATNIAAGTYITITHDDGASSYANGKSVTLSPGETQAVSDTGTLPVGSMTSFAVDYVEANGAPAVLKVDVPEPGSVLLLGTGLLVLGLVVRRRQKAL comes from the coding sequence ATGTCTAGCGTCCGCAAATATCTGTTACACGGAGCCGTAGTGCTCCTCGGCCTCACGGGAATAGCGCGGGCGGATATTTATAATCCGACCTGGCTAGTCACAGCCTGGACCACAACGAACGGTAAGATTGGCGGCACCAACTTTATAGGCGCTGCAAGCCAGCCTGTGCCACCAGCCGCAGATGCACTGGCTTCCTTCACATACTCAGGGCAGTTGAATTTCGACAACACCAATAAACAGGGGCAGTCGAATACGTACGGCGACTTCTTTACGAATACCGGCAATATCTCAAATTTCAGCAGTCTGAGTAACCAGACCGAGTCTGCGTTCCTTAAAACCACGATGAGTGCGCCGGGAAGCTCGAATTATTCATATCTGGAGTTCTCGCTCCAAGGTCCCGCTACGAATATAGCTGCTGGCACATACATCACGATCACCCACGACGATGGCGCCAGCAGCTATGCAAACGGTAAATCGGTAACGCTCTCGCCTGGCGAAACTCAAGCCGTCAGCGATACCGGCACATTACCGGTGGGATCGATGACAAGTTTTGCTGTTGACTACGTTGAGGCGAACGGCGCGCCGGCAGTTCTCAAAGTGGACGTACCGGAACCGGGCAGTGTTCTGCTCCTCGGAACGGGATTGCTCGTTCTCGGTCTCGTCGTTCGGAGGCGGCAGAAAGCCCTCTGA
- a CDS encoding ISAs1 family transposase → MAAFSSLLDILAEVPDPRRAEGKLYKLPHVLLFSILAIISGCNSYRGIVTFIDVHRRRLNRSFGLKWRRAPSHTAIRYILQGLDPGAVEAAFRRHAALLQAARTKPGTASIALDGKTLRGSFDRFHDRTAAHVLSAFTTDTKLVLAHVEIGEKSSEIPAAQALLAELGIAKDTIVTLDALHCQKKPSTSPRRATSTSSSRSRTINRR, encoded by the coding sequence ATGGCCGCGTTCAGCTCGTTGCTCGATATACTGGCAGAGGTCCCCGATCCGCGGCGCGCGGAAGGCAAGCTCTACAAGCTGCCGCATGTCCTGCTGTTCTCGATCCTGGCGATCATCAGCGGCTGCAATTCGTATCGCGGCATCGTCACCTTCATCGACGTCCATCGCCGCCGGCTGAACCGCAGCTTCGGCCTGAAATGGCGCCGGGCGCCCTCGCACACGGCGATCCGCTACATCCTCCAGGGGCTCGACCCGGGCGCGGTGGAGGCCGCGTTCCGACGCCACGCGGCACTGCTGCAGGCGGCCAGGACCAAGCCCGGCACGGCCAGCATTGCGCTCGACGGCAAGACCCTGCGCGGCAGTTTCGACAGGTTCCATGACCGCACCGCGGCTCATGTGCTCAGCGCCTTCACCACCGACACCAAGCTGGTGCTCGCTCATGTCGAGATCGGCGAGAAATCCAGCGAGATCCCCGCCGCCCAGGCGCTGCTCGCCGAACTGGGCATCGCCAAGGACACAATCGTCACCCTGGATGCCCTGCACTGCCAAAAAAAGCCTTCAACGTCGCCCAGGCGGGCAACATCAACCTCATCGTCCAGGTCAAGGACAATCAACCGACGCTGA
- a CDS encoding ParA family protein, whose product MPTIVFASPKGGAGKSTSAVILATELAAAGAEITIIDADPNKPVARWSRLPGKPQSLRVIDDVTEKTIIRVIDSEAERAAFVVVDLEGTASRMVPYAMSRADLVLIPTRGSVLDAVEAVAAIREVKQQEEAFRLHIPAAVIFTNTSAAIRPRTLSAIEAEFAENGVHVLKTRLHEREAYRALFSFGGTLEALDPANVRNIPAAIENAQAFAREVVGLLRRNRGEVNA is encoded by the coding sequence ATGCCAACCATTGTCTTTGCATCACCAAAAGGTGGCGCCGGAAAGAGCACATCCGCCGTCATCCTTGCCACTGAGCTGGCCGCAGCAGGGGCAGAAATCACGATCATAGATGCTGATCCGAACAAGCCTGTGGCCAGGTGGAGCCGCTTGCCGGGCAAGCCGCAATCCTTGCGTGTAATCGATGATGTGACTGAAAAAACTATCATCCGCGTGATCGACAGCGAGGCAGAGCGCGCAGCTTTTGTCGTGGTTGATCTGGAGGGGACGGCATCCCGGATGGTGCCCTATGCAATGAGCCGCGCAGACTTGGTACTCATTCCAACGCGCGGATCCGTACTTGATGCCGTTGAGGCTGTTGCCGCGATCCGGGAGGTGAAACAGCAAGAGGAAGCTTTCAGGTTACACATTCCCGCAGCAGTCATTTTTACAAACACCTCCGCCGCAATCAGGCCGCGTACACTTTCAGCCATAGAAGCCGAGTTCGCTGAGAACGGCGTTCACGTTCTCAAGACACGTCTTCATGAAAGGGAAGCCTATCGTGCTCTGTTTTCTTTCGGGGGAACACTGGAAGCTCTTGACCCAGCAAATGTCCGCAATATTCCGGCAGCGATAGAAAACGCCCAGGCCTTCGCAAGAGAGGTCGTTGGTCTTCTTCGCCGAAATCGAGGGGAGGTTAACGCGTGA